Below is a genomic region from Streptomyces showdoensis.
AGCACGGCGCTGACGGCGTCGAGCTGCCGGGCGGTCTGCCGGGCCTGCTGCCGGGCGTCCTGGCTCTCCTGGTACTGCCAGGCGGCGAGGCCGGCGAAGGACACGGCGGCGGCCAGGCTGGCGGCCAGGGCGAGGGGGACGGCCTTGCGCCTCAGGGCGCGGGCGGAGCGCCGGGCCGGGCCGGCCGCGGGGGCCTGTGCCGGGTCGGTCGCGGGGAGCCGGGGCGGGAGCTGCCGCACGGCGTCGATGGCGTTCATGGTCCGCTGCTTGAGGGCGGGGGGCGGGTCCTGGGCGGTCGCCGCGGCCAGGCGGGCGGCGGTCGCCTCGAACTCGGCCACGTCCCTGCGGCAGTCCTCGCAGTACGGGAGGTGCGCGGCGAAGTCGTCGCGCTCGGCGGGGTCGAGGGCGTCGAGGGCGTAGGCGGCGGCGAGGGCGTGGAGGTCGGAGCGGTGCTGGTTCATGTGGTCACCCCCATGCAGTCGCGGAGCCGGATGAGTCCGTCGCGCATGCGTGTCTTGATGGTGGGAAGCGGCGTGTGCAGGGTCTCGGCGACTTCACGGTAGGTGAGTCCCCCGTAATAGGCGAGTGTGACCGCCTGGCGCTGGAGTTCGGTCAGGCCGCGCAGACAGCGCCGTACCTGCTCGGACTCCAGGCGGGTCTCGACCTGCTCGGCGACCTCGTCGAAGGCGGTGGTGTGCTCGCGGGCCGCCTGCGCGTGTTCGCGGTCGGTGGCGGCCTGGGCGGAGCGGACCCGGTCCACGGCCCGGCGGTGGGCGATCGTCGCCGCCCACGCGGTGACGGACCCGGCGGCGGGCTGGTAGCGGGCGGCCTGCCGCCACAGGTCGATCATGACCTCCTGGGTGACCTCCTCGGACTGGGCGCGATCGCGCACGACTCTGATCACGATGCCGAACACCGTCGGGGCGAGGGCGTCGTAGAGGGTGGCGAACGCCTGCTGGTCGCCCTGGGCGACCTTCCGCATCACCTCGTCGAGGGCATGGCGCGGGGGCGGGCCGGGGGCGTCGAGGGGAACGGGGCGGTTCACCGGGCGGGCTCCGTGCATGGGGACCAGACGCAGCCGTCCGGGACGGCCGGCCGGGGGCGGGGTGTCCATCGCATGCGGGTCCTTGGTCGGGGGCGGGGCCGGCCCGGGGACGTGGGCCGGTCGCAGGGCCGGAAGGCTGCCTGCACAGACCCTTCGTAGCGGACGGGCGTGCGGATGGGAGACGTTTCCGCCGTCGCCTCCGGCCTGCGCTCACTCGTACGAGTGAAAGGATGGCGGGCCGCCCGTCCGGAGGCCCGGTGACCCCGAACGGCACGGGAAGGAGCCGCTCCTGGCTCCTCCGCCGGCCCGCGCAGGACACGGGCGGAGCGCCCGGGCGGCGCGCGCCGCACGCAGAGCCGTGGTCCTGGGCGGGCCGCGTGCTCCCCGCGTGGCCCGGGCGCCGCTTCCGTAGCTTCCGCACCTCTCCGCCCCCTCGCACGGCACCAGACACCAGACACCCGGCATCCGGCATCCGGCACCCGGCACCCGGCACCCGACACCCGACATCCCGGACTCGGGCTTCAGGCACGGCCCCTGCCGTGCCATCCGGCGGCGCGTCCGGACCGAATAGGCGTCGAGAGACAAGCCCGGGACGAAGGAGGTCTTCGACATGGTCACTCTGGTGCTGATCGGGCTGCTGGGCGGTCTGATCACCGCGGTGTCGCCCTGCATCCTCCCCGTCCTGCCCGTCGTCTTCCTGGCGGGCGGCCCCGGCACGGACGCCCCGGCACGCCGCGAGCACGCCGCCGTCGGTGCCCCCGGCGGGCCGGCCCACGACTCCGTGCCCGCCGGCGCGCCGCCCCCGGCCCGTCCGCCACGGAACCTCCGCCCCTACGCCGTCGTCGCCGGACTGGTGCTGAGCTTCGGCTTCTTCACCCTCCTCGGCGTGACGATCATCTCCGCACTGGGCCTCCCCCAGGACCTCCTGCGCTACCTGGGGCTCTCCCTCCTCGTCCTGATCGGCCTCGGACTCGTCTTCCCGCCCGTCGAACGGCTCCTGGAGAGGCCGTTCGCCCGCATCCCGCAGCGGCAGGTCAACAAGGAGGGCAGCGCCTTCGTCCTCGGCCTCGGGCTCGGCCTGCTCTACGTCCCCTGCGCCGGGCCGGTCCTCGCCGCGATCACCGTCGCCGGGGCGCGCGGCGAGATCGACGCCGACATCGTCGTGCTCACCGTGGCCTTCGCCGTCGGCACCGCGATCCCGCTCCTCGCCTTCGCCCTCGCCGGACGGCGCGTCGCCGAACGGGTCGCCGCCTTCCGCTCCCGGGCGCGCAGGCTCCGCGTGGTCTCCGGCATCCTCATGATCGCGCTCGCCTTCGCCCTCGCCTTCGACGTCACCACCGCCCTCCAGCGCGCCCTCCCGGACTACACGCGTGCGGCACAACGGCGGGTGGAGGACAGCGACACCGCCCGGCAGAAGCTCTCCGGCCTCTACGACTCCTCCAACAAGGACCTCTCCCGCTGCGAGGACGGCGTCGACGAACTCCGCTCCTGCGGCCAGGCACCCCCGCTCGCCTCCCTCTCCGCCTGGCTCAACACACCGGGCGGCCGGCCCGTCGACCTCGCGTCCCTGCGCGGCCGGGTCGTCCTGATCGACTTCTGGACGTACTCCTGCATCAACTGCCGGCGCAGCATTCCGCACGTCGAGGACTGGGACCGCGCCTACCGCGACAAGGGCCTGACCGTCATCGGCGTCCACTCCCCCGAGTTCGCCTTCGAGAAGGACGCCGGCAACGTCGCCGACCAGACCCGGAAGCTCGGCAT
It encodes:
- the sigK gene encoding ECF RNA polymerase sigma factor SigK: MNRPVPLDAPGPPPRHALDEVMRKVAQGDQQAFATLYDALAPTVFGIVIRVVRDRAQSEEVTQEVMIDLWRQAARYQPAAGSVTAWAATIAHRRAVDRVRSAQAATDREHAQAAREHTTAFDEVAEQVETRLESEQVRRCLRGLTELQRQAVTLAYYGGLTYREVAETLHTPLPTIKTRMRDGLIRLRDCMGVTT
- a CDS encoding cytochrome c biogenesis protein DipZ translates to MVTLVLIGLLGGLITAVSPCILPVLPVVFLAGGPGTDAPARREHAAVGAPGGPAHDSVPAGAPPPARPPRNLRPYAVVAGLVLSFGFFTLLGVTIISALGLPQDLLRYLGLSLLVLIGLGLVFPPVERLLERPFARIPQRQVNKEGSAFVLGLGLGLLYVPCAGPVLAAITVAGARGEIDADIVVLTVAFAVGTAIPLLAFALAGRRVAERVAAFRSRARRLRVVSGILMIALAFALAFDVTTALQRALPDYTRAAQRRVEDSDTARQKLSGLYDSSNKDLSRCEDGVDELRSCGQAPPLASLSAWLNTPGGRPVDLASLRGRVVLIDFWTYSCINCRRSIPHVEDWDRAYRDKGLTVIGVHSPEFAFEKDAGNVADQTRKLGITYPVALDNRLDTWDNYRNRFWPAKYLIDANGTVRYFTFGEGRYARTENLIRELLRQADPTTVLPPPTDRSDDRLTADRTPETYLSTLRLHGYTGTPALAEDRPVTYSFPTAGVPLGGVALAGTWTTGYEHFTAGPDARLALTYRAGNANLVLAGEGTVTVFVDGVRTRTVEVHGTPTLYRLTEHDTAREARLELRLTPGLQAFVFTFG
- a CDS encoding anti-sigma factor, with translation MNQHRSDLHALAAAYALDALDPAERDDFAAHLPYCEDCRRDVAEFEATAARLAAATAQDPPPALKQRTMNAIDAVRQLPPRLPATDPAQAPAAGPARRSARALRRKAVPLALAASLAAAVSFAGLAAWQYQESQDARQQARQTARQLDAVSAVLAAPDARTVHGLATNGALTTVVSSDRQNKAVFTAAGLPVPAEGSTYQLWLDQDGTMRPAGFIRADGTVPLAGDPADATAVGLTLEPAGGSAQPTTQPLLLLALPA